The proteins below come from a single Panicum hallii strain FIL2 chromosome 7, PHallii_v3.1, whole genome shotgun sequence genomic window:
- the LOC112900467 gene encoding protein argonaute 1B isoform X2 — protein sequence MVRKKRTGPGGSGETSGESSGASGQGSSQRPERTQQHGGGRGWVPQQGGRGGGQHQGRGGHYQGRGGPGPHHPGGGPPEYHPRDYQGRGGEYQGRGGDYQGRGGPRPRGGMPQPYYGGHRGGIVGRNVPPGPSRTVPELHQAPYVQYQAPMVSPSPSGPGSSSQPMAEGSSGHVQQQFQQLAIRGQTSTSQEIQVAPASSKSVRFPLRPGKGTYGDRCIVKANHFFAELPDKDLHQYDVSITPEVTSRGVNRAVMGELVTLYRQSQLGGRLPAYDGRKSLYTAGPLPFTSRTFEITLQDEEDSLSGGQGGQRRERVFRVVIKFAARADLHHLAMFLAGRQADAPQEALQVLDIVLRELPTARYSPVGRSFYSPNLGRRQQLGEGLESWRGFYQSIRPTQMGLSLNIDMSSTAFIEPLPVIDFVAQLLNRDISVRPLSDSDRVKIKKALRGVKVEVTHRGNMRRKYRISGLTSQATRELSFPVDDRGTVKTVVQYFMETYGFSIQHTTLPCLQVGNQQRPNYLPMEVCKIVEGQRYSKRLNEKQITALLKVTCQRPQERELDILQTVHHNAYYEDPYAQEFGIRIDERLAAVEARVLPPPRLKYHDSGREKDVLPRVGQWNMMNKKMVNGGRVSNWACINFSRNVQDSAARGFCHELAIMCQISGMDFALEPVLPPLTARPEHVERALKARYQDAMNILRPQGRELDLLIVILPDNNGSLYGDLKRICETDLGLVSQCCLTKHVFKMSKQYLANVALKINVKVGGRNTVLVDALTRRIPLVSDRPTIIFGADVTHPHPGEDSSPSIAAVVASQDWPEVTKYAGLVSAQAHRQELIQDLFKVWQDPQRGTVTGGMIKELLISFKRATGQKPQRIIFYRDGVSEGQFYQVLLYELDAIRKACASLEPNYQPPVTFVVVQKRHHTRLFANNHNDQRTVDRSGNILPGTVVDSKICHPTEFDFYLCSHAGIQGTSRPAHYHVLWDENKFTADELQTLTNNLCYTYARCTRSVSIVPPAYYAHLAAFRARFYMEPDTSDSGSMASGARGPPPGARSSRAAGSVAVRPLPALKENVKRVMFYC from the exons ATGGTGAGGAAGAAGAGAACTGGCCCTGGTGGCTCTGGAGAAACTTCTGGAGAGTCttcaggggcttctggacaaggTTCCTCACAGCGACCTGAGCGAACTCAACAACATGGGGGAGGACGCGGCTGGGTGCCTCAACAGGGTGGCCGTGGTGGCGGTCAACACCAAGGCCGTGGTGGACACTATCAGGGCCGTGGAGGGCCAGGGCCACATCACCCGGGTGGTGGGCCACCTGAGTATCACCCGCGTGACTACCAGGGACGTGGCGGTGAATACCAAGGACGTGGCGGTGACTACCAGGGACGTGGTGGTCCCCGTCCCAGAGGTGGAATGCCACAGCCATACTATGGTGGGCATAGGGGAGGTATTGTTGGACGAAATGTTCCTCCAGGTCCATCCAGAACAGTTCCCGAGCTGCACCAAGCCCCATATGTCCAGTATCAAGCCCCGATGGTTTCACCATCCCCATCGGGACCTGGCTCATCCTCACAGCCTATGGCAGAGGGGAGCTCTGGACATGTCCAGCAACAATTTCAGCAACTTGCAATTCGTGGTCAGACTTCCACAAGCCAAGAAATTCAAGTGGCACCGGCCTCAAGCAAATCGGTTCGATTCCCGTTACGCCCTGGCAAGGGCACTTATGGGGACAGGTGCATTGTGAAGGCAAATCATTTCTTTGCTGAGCTTCCTGACAAAGACCTTCACCAATACGAT GTATCCATAACACCTGAGGTTACTTCACGTGGTGTCAATCGTGCTGTCATGGGAGAGCTTGTAACGCTGTATAGACAATCCCAGTTGGGTGGGCGTCTACCAGCCTACGATGGAAGAAAGAGCCTTTATACAGCTGGACCATTGCCATTTACTTCTAGGACATTTGAAATTACCTTGCAAGATGAGGAAGATAGTCTTAGTGGTGGCCAAGGCGGGCAAAG GCGCGAGAGAGTATTTAGGGTGGTGATCAAATTTGCTGCCCGTGCTGATCTCCACCATTTGGCTATGTTCCTAGCTGGAAGGCAAGCAGATGCTCCTCAAGAAGCTCTTCAAGTGCTTGACATTGTACTACGTGAACTGCCTACTGCGAG GTATTCTCCTGTTGGTAGATCATTTTATTCTCCCAACTTAGGGAGACGCCAGCAACTTGGTGAGGGTTTGGAAAGTTGGCGCGGTTTTTACCAAAGCATAAGGCCGACACAGATGGGCCTTTCCCTGAATATTG ATATGTCATCTACCGCGTTTATCGAGCCTCTCCCTGTGATTGATTTTGTTGCTCAGCTTCTTAACAGAGATATCTCAGTTAGACCATTGTCTGATTCTGATCGCGTGAAG ATCAAAAAAGCCTTGAGAGGTGTGAAGGTTGAGGTCACACACCGAGGCAATATGCGCAGAAAATATCGTATTTCTGGCCTCACTTCACAAGCAACAAGAGAGCTATC ATTCCCTGTTGATGATCGTGGTACTGTGAAGACTGTGGTGCAATACTTCATGGAGACTTATGGTTTTAGTATTCAACACACCACTTTACCTTGCTTGCAAGTGGGCAATCAGCAAAGACCAAATTATCTGCCTATGGAA GTCTGTAAGATAGTTGAAGGACAGCGTTACTCAAAGCGACTCAATGAGAAACAAATCACTGCTCTACTGAAAGTGACCTGTCAGCGCCCTCAAGAGCGTGAGCTGGACATCTTACAG ACTGTGCATCACAATGCATACTATGAAGACCCGTATGCACAGGAATTTGGTATAAGAATTGATGAACGCCTTGCAGCAGTTGAAGCTCGTGTTCTGCCACCACCAAGG cttaaataccATGATAGTGGCCGAGAGAAGGATGTTTTGCCAAGAGTTGGCCAATGGAACATGATGAACAAG AAAATGGTTAATGGCGGCAGAGTCAGCAACTGGGCGTGTATTAACTTTTCTCGGAATGTGCAAGATAGTGCTGCTAGGGGCTTCTGTCATGAGCTGGCTATCATGTGCCAAATATCTGGAATG GACTTTGCTCTTGAGCCTGTGCTGCCTCCGCTGACTGCAAGGCCAGAACATGTTGAGAGAGCATTAAAGGCACGTTATCAAGATGCGATGAACATACTGAGACCACAAGGCAGGGAACTTGACCTGCTTATTGTAATACTGCCTGACAATAATGGTTCTCTTTACG GGGATCTCAAGAGGATCTGTGAGACTGATCTAGGATTGGTCTCCCAGTGTTGTCTGACTAAGCATGTTTTTAAGATGAGCAAGCAGTATCTTGCAAATGTTGCACTCAAAATAAATGTTAAG GTTGGGGGAAGGAATACTGTACTTGTAGATGCTTTGACAAGGAGAATCCCCCTTGTCAGTGACAGACCAACTATCATATTTGGTGCTGATGTTACCCATCCTCATCCTGGAGAAGATTCCAGTCCTTCCATTGCGGCT GTTGTTGCTTCGCAAGACTGGCCTGAGGTCACCAAGTATGCTGGACTAGTGAGTGCTCAAGCCCATCGCCAGGAGCTGATTCAGGATCTTTTCAAAGTATGGCAAGATCCACAAAGAGGGACCGTAACTGGTGGCATGATCAA GGAACTTCTCATTTCTTTTAAGAGAGCAACTGGACAGAAACCTCAGAGAATCATATTCTACAG GGATGGTGTCAGCGAGGGACAGTTCTATCAAGTATTGCTGTATGAACTTGATGCCATCAGAAAG GCCTGTGCATCCTTGGAGCCCAATTACCAGCCTCCAGTTACTTTTGTGGTAGTTCAGAAGCGGCATCACACTAGGTTGTTTGCTAATAACCACAATGATCAGCGTACGGTTGATAGAAGTGGGAACATACTGCCTG GCACTGTGGTCGATTCAAAGATTTGCCATCCTACTGAGTTTGATTTCTACCTGTGTAGCCATGCTGGAATTCAG GGAACAAGCCGCCCAGCTCATTATCATGTCCTGTGGGATGAGAACAAGTTTACAGCTGATGAGCTGCAGACTCTGACAAACAACCTGTGCTACAC GTACGCTAGGTGCACCCGCTCCGTGTCGATTG TGCCTCCGGCATACTATGCTCATTTGGCAGCCTTCCGAGCTCGCTTCTACATGGAGCCAGATACTTCTGACAGTGGGTCAATGGCAAGTGGTGCCCGTGGCCCTCCACCAGGTGCACGCAGCAGCAGGGCTGCAGGGAGTGTTGCCGTTAGGCCCCTGCCCGCCCTCAAGGAAAACGTGAAGCGCGTCATGTTTTACTGCTGA
- the LOC112900467 gene encoding protein argonaute 1B isoform X1 yields MICDLDMAMRVENGRPYQVPIMVRKKRTGPGGSGETSGESSGASGQGSSQRPERTQQHGGGRGWVPQQGGRGGGQHQGRGGHYQGRGGPGPHHPGGGPPEYHPRDYQGRGGEYQGRGGDYQGRGGPRPRGGMPQPYYGGHRGGIVGRNVPPGPSRTVPELHQAPYVQYQAPMVSPSPSGPGSSSQPMAEGSSGHVQQQFQQLAIRGQTSTSQEIQVAPASSKSVRFPLRPGKGTYGDRCIVKANHFFAELPDKDLHQYDVSITPEVTSRGVNRAVMGELVTLYRQSQLGGRLPAYDGRKSLYTAGPLPFTSRTFEITLQDEEDSLSGGQGGQRRERVFRVVIKFAARADLHHLAMFLAGRQADAPQEALQVLDIVLRELPTARYSPVGRSFYSPNLGRRQQLGEGLESWRGFYQSIRPTQMGLSLNIDMSSTAFIEPLPVIDFVAQLLNRDISVRPLSDSDRVKIKKALRGVKVEVTHRGNMRRKYRISGLTSQATRELSFPVDDRGTVKTVVQYFMETYGFSIQHTTLPCLQVGNQQRPNYLPMEVCKIVEGQRYSKRLNEKQITALLKVTCQRPQERELDILQTVHHNAYYEDPYAQEFGIRIDERLAAVEARVLPPPRLKYHDSGREKDVLPRVGQWNMMNKKMVNGGRVSNWACINFSRNVQDSAARGFCHELAIMCQISGMDFALEPVLPPLTARPEHVERALKARYQDAMNILRPQGRELDLLIVILPDNNGSLYGDLKRICETDLGLVSQCCLTKHVFKMSKQYLANVALKINVKVGGRNTVLVDALTRRIPLVSDRPTIIFGADVTHPHPGEDSSPSIAAVVASQDWPEVTKYAGLVSAQAHRQELIQDLFKVWQDPQRGTVTGGMIKELLISFKRATGQKPQRIIFYRDGVSEGQFYQVLLYELDAIRKACASLEPNYQPPVTFVVVQKRHHTRLFANNHNDQRTVDRSGNILPGTVVDSKICHPTEFDFYLCSHAGIQGTSRPAHYHVLWDENKFTADELQTLTNNLCYTYARCTRSVSIVPPAYYAHLAAFRARFYMEPDTSDSGSMASGARGPPPGARSSRAAGSVAVRPLPALKENVKRVMFYC; encoded by the exons ATGATCTGTGACCTTGACATGGCGATGCGGGTGGAGAACGGGCGCCCCTATCAAG TGCCGATCATGGTGAGGAAGAAGAGAACTGGCCCTGGTGGCTCTGGAGAAACTTCTGGAGAGTCttcaggggcttctggacaaggTTCCTCACAGCGACCTGAGCGAACTCAACAACATGGGGGAGGACGCGGCTGGGTGCCTCAACAGGGTGGCCGTGGTGGCGGTCAACACCAAGGCCGTGGTGGACACTATCAGGGCCGTGGAGGGCCAGGGCCACATCACCCGGGTGGTGGGCCACCTGAGTATCACCCGCGTGACTACCAGGGACGTGGCGGTGAATACCAAGGACGTGGCGGTGACTACCAGGGACGTGGTGGTCCCCGTCCCAGAGGTGGAATGCCACAGCCATACTATGGTGGGCATAGGGGAGGTATTGTTGGACGAAATGTTCCTCCAGGTCCATCCAGAACAGTTCCCGAGCTGCACCAAGCCCCATATGTCCAGTATCAAGCCCCGATGGTTTCACCATCCCCATCGGGACCTGGCTCATCCTCACAGCCTATGGCAGAGGGGAGCTCTGGACATGTCCAGCAACAATTTCAGCAACTTGCAATTCGTGGTCAGACTTCCACAAGCCAAGAAATTCAAGTGGCACCGGCCTCAAGCAAATCGGTTCGATTCCCGTTACGCCCTGGCAAGGGCACTTATGGGGACAGGTGCATTGTGAAGGCAAATCATTTCTTTGCTGAGCTTCCTGACAAAGACCTTCACCAATACGAT GTATCCATAACACCTGAGGTTACTTCACGTGGTGTCAATCGTGCTGTCATGGGAGAGCTTGTAACGCTGTATAGACAATCCCAGTTGGGTGGGCGTCTACCAGCCTACGATGGAAGAAAGAGCCTTTATACAGCTGGACCATTGCCATTTACTTCTAGGACATTTGAAATTACCTTGCAAGATGAGGAAGATAGTCTTAGTGGTGGCCAAGGCGGGCAAAG GCGCGAGAGAGTATTTAGGGTGGTGATCAAATTTGCTGCCCGTGCTGATCTCCACCATTTGGCTATGTTCCTAGCTGGAAGGCAAGCAGATGCTCCTCAAGAAGCTCTTCAAGTGCTTGACATTGTACTACGTGAACTGCCTACTGCGAG GTATTCTCCTGTTGGTAGATCATTTTATTCTCCCAACTTAGGGAGACGCCAGCAACTTGGTGAGGGTTTGGAAAGTTGGCGCGGTTTTTACCAAAGCATAAGGCCGACACAGATGGGCCTTTCCCTGAATATTG ATATGTCATCTACCGCGTTTATCGAGCCTCTCCCTGTGATTGATTTTGTTGCTCAGCTTCTTAACAGAGATATCTCAGTTAGACCATTGTCTGATTCTGATCGCGTGAAG ATCAAAAAAGCCTTGAGAGGTGTGAAGGTTGAGGTCACACACCGAGGCAATATGCGCAGAAAATATCGTATTTCTGGCCTCACTTCACAAGCAACAAGAGAGCTATC ATTCCCTGTTGATGATCGTGGTACTGTGAAGACTGTGGTGCAATACTTCATGGAGACTTATGGTTTTAGTATTCAACACACCACTTTACCTTGCTTGCAAGTGGGCAATCAGCAAAGACCAAATTATCTGCCTATGGAA GTCTGTAAGATAGTTGAAGGACAGCGTTACTCAAAGCGACTCAATGAGAAACAAATCACTGCTCTACTGAAAGTGACCTGTCAGCGCCCTCAAGAGCGTGAGCTGGACATCTTACAG ACTGTGCATCACAATGCATACTATGAAGACCCGTATGCACAGGAATTTGGTATAAGAATTGATGAACGCCTTGCAGCAGTTGAAGCTCGTGTTCTGCCACCACCAAGG cttaaataccATGATAGTGGCCGAGAGAAGGATGTTTTGCCAAGAGTTGGCCAATGGAACATGATGAACAAG AAAATGGTTAATGGCGGCAGAGTCAGCAACTGGGCGTGTATTAACTTTTCTCGGAATGTGCAAGATAGTGCTGCTAGGGGCTTCTGTCATGAGCTGGCTATCATGTGCCAAATATCTGGAATG GACTTTGCTCTTGAGCCTGTGCTGCCTCCGCTGACTGCAAGGCCAGAACATGTTGAGAGAGCATTAAAGGCACGTTATCAAGATGCGATGAACATACTGAGACCACAAGGCAGGGAACTTGACCTGCTTATTGTAATACTGCCTGACAATAATGGTTCTCTTTACG GGGATCTCAAGAGGATCTGTGAGACTGATCTAGGATTGGTCTCCCAGTGTTGTCTGACTAAGCATGTTTTTAAGATGAGCAAGCAGTATCTTGCAAATGTTGCACTCAAAATAAATGTTAAG GTTGGGGGAAGGAATACTGTACTTGTAGATGCTTTGACAAGGAGAATCCCCCTTGTCAGTGACAGACCAACTATCATATTTGGTGCTGATGTTACCCATCCTCATCCTGGAGAAGATTCCAGTCCTTCCATTGCGGCT GTTGTTGCTTCGCAAGACTGGCCTGAGGTCACCAAGTATGCTGGACTAGTGAGTGCTCAAGCCCATCGCCAGGAGCTGATTCAGGATCTTTTCAAAGTATGGCAAGATCCACAAAGAGGGACCGTAACTGGTGGCATGATCAA GGAACTTCTCATTTCTTTTAAGAGAGCAACTGGACAGAAACCTCAGAGAATCATATTCTACAG GGATGGTGTCAGCGAGGGACAGTTCTATCAAGTATTGCTGTATGAACTTGATGCCATCAGAAAG GCCTGTGCATCCTTGGAGCCCAATTACCAGCCTCCAGTTACTTTTGTGGTAGTTCAGAAGCGGCATCACACTAGGTTGTTTGCTAATAACCACAATGATCAGCGTACGGTTGATAGAAGTGGGAACATACTGCCTG GCACTGTGGTCGATTCAAAGATTTGCCATCCTACTGAGTTTGATTTCTACCTGTGTAGCCATGCTGGAATTCAG GGAACAAGCCGCCCAGCTCATTATCATGTCCTGTGGGATGAGAACAAGTTTACAGCTGATGAGCTGCAGACTCTGACAAACAACCTGTGCTACAC GTACGCTAGGTGCACCCGCTCCGTGTCGATTG TGCCTCCGGCATACTATGCTCATTTGGCAGCCTTCCGAGCTCGCTTCTACATGGAGCCAGATACTTCTGACAGTGGGTCAATGGCAAGTGGTGCCCGTGGCCCTCCACCAGGTGCACGCAGCAGCAGGGCTGCAGGGAGTGTTGCCGTTAGGCCCCTGCCCGCCCTCAAGGAAAACGTGAAGCGCGTCATGTTTTACTGCTGA